The following coding sequences lie in one Gouania willdenowi chromosome 5, fGouWil2.1, whole genome shotgun sequence genomic window:
- the shisa4 gene encoding protein shisa-4 — MGMVFPSGTWSLVPVTLAFVAVALCSSPVSGDEDCLWYVDKNGTWHNGFDCPLITFCCGNCYRRYCCLDAFKMITEREQKRCMLFQFSPTALAGIASSILLFVAIIATMVCCFMCSCCYLYQRRQQRGRTPYDAQPIPMASYPVEPMYDAYGKPLGPSEYPHVGYPMASQYPGVPPQYPMVQPGFYPPQPMDPVYSQAPPPYSPPQYPGH, encoded by the exons ATGGGGATGGTGTTTCCATCAGGGACCTGGAGCCTGGTCCCGGTCACTCTGGCGTTCGTGGCCGTCGCTCTGTGCTCGTCTCCGG TCAGTGGGGACGAGGACTGTCTTTGGTACGTGGATAAAAACGGCACCTGGCACAACGGCTTCGACTGCCCCCTCATCACGTTCTGCTGTGGGAACTGTTATCGCCGCTACTGCTGCCTGGACGCCTTCAAGATGATTACGGAGCGCGAGCAGAAACGATGCATGCTCTTCCAGTTCAG TCCCACGGCCTTAGCCGGCATCGCCTCTTCCATTCTCCTGTTCGTGGCCATCATCGCCACCATGGTCTGCTGCTTCATGTGCTCCTGTTGTTACCTTTACCAGAGGAGGCAGCAGAGAGGCAGGACCCCCTATGATG CTCAGCCCATCCCTATGGCCAGCTACCCTGTGGAGCCTATGTATGATGCTTACGGTAAACCACTGGGACCCTCCGAGTATCCACATGTAGGATATCCAATGGCTTCCCAGTATCCCGGCGTGCCCCCACAGTACCCAATGGTCCAGCCTGGTTTTTACCCACCACAGCCAATGGATCCTGTTTACAGCCAGG CCCCCCCACCGTACTCCCCTCCCCAGTACCCGGGTCACTAA